Within the Sulfitobacter sp. JL08 genome, the region GCGCTGACCGTCACCGGGCGCAACGCCTTTCAAAAGCAATACGATCTGACAGAGCGCGTGATTGACCAGACCCTGATAGACAATCGCCCTGATCCCCAGACCAGTATCTACTGGAAATGCGCGGGCGCGCTGGATCGGCTGGGCTTTGCCACCTCGGGCGAAATCGCGGCATTCTGGGCAACTGTCACACCCGCCGAGGCCAAGGCGTGGTGCACCGAACATCTGGCTGAACTGGATGTTGAAAGCGCCGACGGATCCCTGCGCCGCTGTTTTGCGCGCCCCGATGTTTTTACCAGCGCACACTCAGCGCCCGAGCCGACAAACCGCATCCGGGTGCTTAGCCCGTTTGACCCGGCATTGCGGGACCGGGCGCGCGCGGAACGCCTGTTTGGATTTCACTATCGAATCGAGGTCTTCACGCCCGAAGCCAAACGCAACTACGGCTATTATGTCTTTCCGTTATTGCAGGGCCGCAGGCTGGTCGGACGGATCGATATGAAAGCGCATCGTGATCTGGACAAGCTGATCGTCAGGGCGGTCTGGCCGGAAAAAGACATCAGGTGGTCAGACACAAGGACACAGAAACTGGGCGCTGAACTGGTCCGGATTGGCCGTCTTGCCGGAACTTCCCGGATCGAGTTTGCCGACGGCTGGCTGCGTCCTTGAATTGATCATTTGACAGACTCAAAACTTTTCGCCACGGTTTTCTTGTATCTTTGGATCGGCGGACACCCCTTTGAATAGCATTGTTCAAACCCAGCTTTGCAATCGCCGCGCGACCGGCTGCGATCTGGTTGTTTAACGGGCGGGGCCAAAACGCCCCTGTTCGCCATTGTTAGACACGGGCAGCCCTGCCCTTTTTTCAAAGACACCCAATGACATCTCAATCCAGTTTGCGCCTTGCCGTCGATATCGGCGGCACGTTTACCGACACGGTTCTTATGAATGGCAAGCTGGAGGTTCTTGCCACCGCCAAAACCCCGACCACACCGGAAAATCCGACAATTGGTGCGCTGGATGGCGCACACATCGCGCTGGACCTGGCCGGACACCAGATGGCCGATGTGACCGGATTTATCCACGGCACGACCCTGGCAACCAACGCCCTGATCGAACGGCGCGGGGCGCAGGTGGCAACCATCACGACGGCCGGTTTCCGCGATATTCTGGAAATCGCCTATGAGCGCCGATACAGCCAATATGACATCAACCTGACAAAGCCCGATTTGCTGGTCACGCGGGACCGCAGCCTGACAATCGGCGGGCGCATGAATGCAAAAGGTCAGGAACTGACACCTCTGGATACCGATGCCGTGCCCGTTCTTTTGGAACAGTTGGATGCCTGTGGGGCTGATGCGGTGGCAATTTGCCTCCTGCACAGTTACGCAAATGCGGATCACGAACAGGCCTTGGCCCGGCTGATCCTGCATCACCGGCCCGATCTGGTGGTGTCGGTATCAAGTGATATCAGCCCCGAAGCCCGCGAATTTGAACGGCTCTGCACCACCGTTGCCAACGCATATGTTCAACCGCTGATGTCGCGGTACCTGAAGGATTTTGCCAACCGGTTCGCGGCCCATGGCCTGACCTGCCCGATCCTGATGATGACAGCAGGTGGCGGGATGACCACGCTGGAAACGGCGGTGCAACACCCGATCCGTCTGGTTGAATCCGGGCCTGCCGGTGGTGCCATTCTGGCCGCGCGTGTTGCCGCGCAAAGCGGTGAAACCGAAGTGCTGTCTTTCGACATGGGGGGTACCACGGCCAAGCTGTGTCTGATCGACCGGTTTCAGCCGCAAACGGCGCGGAATTTCGAAATCTCGCGCGCTGAACGGTTCATCAAGGGCAGTGGCATGCCGGTGCGCATTCCCGTGCTTGAAATGATCGAGATCGGGGCCGGCGGCGGTTCGATCGCGTCCGTTGACCGGCTGGGCCGGCTGAAGGTCGGACCACAAAGCGCGGGCAGCGAACCGGGCCCAGCGGCCTTTGCCAAGGGCGGAAGCGAACCGACAGTGACGGATTCAGATGTTGTTTTGGGCTTGATAGACCCTGATCGCTTTGCCGAGGGACGCCTGAAGATCGATGCCGGTGCCGCGCAAAACGCGCTGGCGCAATACCTGGCAGCAGCGTTGCAAACAGACAGTATCGGCGCTGCAATTGGCATCAGCGAAATTGTCGACGAAAGCATGGCCAGCGCCGGGCGGATGCACGCGATTGAATCCGGCAAGGATCTGGCGACACGCACGATGATTGCCTTTGGTGGCAACGGGCCATTGCACGCAACCCGCGTTGCGCGCAGGGCCGGTGTTTCACGCATTCTGATCCCGCACGATCCCGGCGTCGGATCTGCTGTCGGGTTCCTTTTTGCACCCGTATCCTTCGAAATTGTGCGTAGCCGCTACGCCACCCTAGATGATCTGGATACCGAGGCGCTGAACCGGTTTTTCGAAGAGATGGCGCAACAGGCCAGCGCCGTGGTGCGCGCAGGTGCCCCCGATCAGCCACTGCACCAGAAACGCAGCGCCTTCATGCGGTATCACGGACAAGGGCACGAAATTGAAATTGCATTGCCAGAACGGAAACTGGCCGCCAGCGACATTGCCGGATTGAAGGCATCGTTCGAACGGGAATACAGCCAGCAGTTTTCGCGCATCGTCCCCGGAATGAAAATCGAAATCATGAACTGGGCGCTGACGGTTTCAACCCACGCGCAGGAACCCAGCCCCGAAACAAGGGATATTGCACAAAACGATGCGCAGCCCGACAGCACGCGAACGATCATTTGCGATATCACCGGCCAGCCGGCCAAGGCCGGTGTCTACCTGCGCAAAACGCTGCGGCCCGGCGACACGCTGAACGGCCCTGCCCTGATCCTTGAACCGCAAACTACAACATTCGTCAGCCGCGATTTCCGTGCCCGCGTTGACGCGAACGGCACCCTGGTTCTGACGCAAGAGGAGCGCGTATGATGAACGATTTGTCCAACACCCGCCTGCAAGTGATGTGGAACCGGCTTTTGGCGATTGTCGAAGAGCAGGGTCAGGCCCTGATCCGCGCGGCTTTCAGCCCGATCGTGCGCGAGTGCGGCGATATCTCGGCTGGAATCTTCGATCTTCAGGGCCGCATGCTGGCACAGGCCGTGACAGGTACACCCGGGCACATCAACACGATGGCCGAAGCCGTCAAAACCTTGCGCGCCCGGTTTGATCTGCAACAGATGCAACCGGGCGATATCTACATGACCAACGATCCCTGGATCGCCTCGGGGCATCTGAACGATTTCCTGTTGATGATGCCGGTTTTCTTTCAGGGGCGCGTTATCGGCTTTACCTCGTGTACATCACATCTGGTCGATCTGGGTGGCCTTGGGATGGGTCCCGAAGGGTCGGATATCTATGACGAAGGGCTGCTGATGCCCCCCTGCAAACTGGTTGAACGCGGCGAGATCAACGCGCTGCTGATGGAGATCGTCAAAGCCAATTCGCGCGAGCCGGTTGCCAATGAAGGCGACATTTACGCGCTGGTCGCGTGTTGTGAAACGGGTGCAACCCGCCTGTCCGGGATGATGGAAGAATTCGGATTGCAGGATCTGAACGCCTTGTCCGACTATATTATTGCCACATCACGCGCCGGTACTCTGGCGGCAATCGCCCAAGTGCCTAACGGCGTTTACAAGAACACGATCGGGATCGACGGATACGAATCCGCGATCGATCTTTGTGCCACGCTGACAGTGTCTGATACGGGCATTTCGCTTGATTTTACCGGAACATCGGGGTGCTCGGCAAAAGGCATCAACGTTCCGTTGAATTATGCGACAGCGTATTCCGTCTTTGCTTTGCGCTGCATTATCGGGCCGGACATTCCCAACAATGCCGGATCACTGGAACCGTTTCAGGTGACGGCGCCAGAAGGATGCATTTTGAATGCTGTGGCACCCGCCCCGGTCGCAATGCGCCATACGATCGGGCAGATGACGCCTGATCTGGTCTATGGCTGTCTGCATCAGGCCCTGCCCCATTCCGTGCCGTCCGAAGGCGCATCGTGCATGTATGATCTGCCATTGCGCCACACACCTGATGCGGTTCAATCGGGTGGCACCCAATTCGCGCTGGAACTGGTCTATAATGGCGGCACCGGGGCCCGCCCGACCGCCGATGGCTTGTCGGCCACAGCCTTTCCCAGCGGCGTCTGGGGCAGTCAGGTTGAAATGACCGAAGCGGTCGCACCGGTTTTGATCACCAAGCGCGAATTGCGCTGTGACAGTGGCGGTGCCGGAACATTTCGTGGCGGTTTGGGCCAGCACATCGAAATGATATCCGCTACGGACGAAGACATTATGCTGTTTCTGTCGGTTGAACGGATCAAGAACCCGGCACGGGGACGCAACGGCGGGCATGCCGGTGCGCCCGGTCGTGTGCGTATCGGGATGGACGGGCCCGATTTGCCCGGCAAGGGCGAGGTGCGCATTCCTGCGGGAAAAACGCTTGTGTTTGAAACGCCCGGCGGCGGCGGATTTGGTGATCCGGCCCAACGCGCGCCAGAGGATATCGCGCGCGATATCGCGTTCGGGCTGGTCAGCAGGGACAAGGCGCAGCGAAATGCTTAAGGCGAACGCACATATCGCCGATATGGCCCCTTATGCGCTGGCCAACCTGACGGCGGAACCCGGCACACGGCTGATTTCCCTGTCCCAGAACGAAAGTCTGCGCCCGCCCAGCCCCCGCGCCAGCCAAGCGGCGATCACGGCAATGGGTCAGGCCGCGCTTTATCCTGATCCCGATTGGACCGATCTGCGCAATGCCATCGCGCAGGTCCATGCCATCGATCCGGCCATGATCCTGTGCGGGGCTGGATCAATGGAATTGATTGCCGCGCTGCTGCATGCCTATGCCAGCGCGACAGACACGATACTGGCCCCCGCCTACAGCTATGCCTTTTTCCGGACCATGGCGCATGTCACGCAGGCACGGTATCTGATTGCGCCGGAACCGGATTTGCGCGTTTGCACAAATACCCTGCTGACCGCTTTGACGGACGACACAAAAATCGTGTGCATCGCAAACCCCGGCAACCCGACAGGCACCGTGATCCCTTCGCAGGATTTGCGCGATCTGCGGGCCGCATTGCCCCGCGATACCCTATTGATCATTGACGAGGCCTATGGAGAGTTTGCCACTTCGAACGAACCGGTCTTTGATATGGCCCAATCGGGCAATACCGTCATTCTGCGCACGTTTTCCAAGGCTTACGGTCTGGCGGGCCTGCGTGTCGGGTGGGGCGTTTTTCCCGAACATATCGCCAGCGAAACACGCAAATTGCTGAACCCGAACAATATCAGTGCCGTCAGCCAGGCCGCTGCCGCCGCAGCGATGCAGGATCAGGAATACATGAAAAAAACATGCAGCCTGACGGCGGACCTGCGCACAGAGCTGATAAAAACCTGCCGTCAACTGGGCCTTGAAGTACCTGAAAGCCAGACGAATTTTGCCCTGATCCGGTTTGACAGCGCCGCCAGCGCCAACAGTGCGGACAGCGCGTTGCGACAACGCGGCGTGATCATGCGCGGCATGGCCGGGTACGGATTACCGGAATGCCTGCGGGCAACAATAGGACCCCCAGAGGATATGAAGCTTGCTATAGAAACCCTGAAACAATGGCACGAACAACGAGGCACCAAATGAGATATCTTTCCCGCGGGACGGCCCGTATCGGGGTTCTTGTGCCCTTTACCAATACAAACCTTGAGGCGGACATGGCGCTTATGCGGCCGCAAGGCGTGTCGTTTCATTACGCGCGTCTGGGCGGATATGATCGCGATGAGATACCGGACGAAAAACAAATGGCCGGTCTTGGTGCATCCGATCTGGATGAACCGCTGGCCCTGTTGCTGGGGGTAAGGCCGGATGTGGTGATGTACGGCTGTACCTCTGCCACGCTGACGCACGGACCGCAATTTGATGCCGACCTGTCGCGCAAGATCACGGATTTGAGCGGTGCGGCAACAGTGACTGCGGCAGGGGCGCTGGTTTTTGCGCTGAAGGCCCTGGGCGCAACCAGAATTGGCTTTGCATCCCCCTATGTTCCAAAAATCAATGATGACGCAGTCGCCTTTCTGCAAAGCTGCGGAGTAACCACCCTGCACCGCTCTGAAGTTATGGGCACTTTGGACAATTACAGTCAGGGCGAACTGACGCCGCAAAAGGTTTTCGATCTGGGGCGCGCCGCCGATCATCCGGACGCGCAGGCGATTGTTCTGTCGTGCACTGACATGCGCAGTGTGGAAATCATCGACCGGCTTGAAGCCGAACTGGGCAAGCCGGTGATCACGTCAAATCAGGCGATGCTGTTTCAGGCTTTGCATCACCTTGGGCTGGGATACGCAGACGGGTTTGGAAACCTGTTCACATCGCTGGAAAGGGGAACGGCATGACGCAGATGGAAAAAATTGCAGATTTCATTCTTGATCCCGACCTGTCGGTTCCCGAAAGCGCGCTGGCGATGGCTGCCACGCTGCTGGTTGACACATTGGGGGTATGCGCGGGCGCGACCCATCTGGATGCCGGGCGGATCGCGCGCGATTTTGCGGTTGATTTCCACGCGGCCAGCGGCGCCGGTTTTGCCGCCCCGATCCTGTTTGACGGGCGCCATGCCAGCCTGTCTGGCGCGGCCTTTGCTGCGGCCACCCAGATCGATAATCTGGATGCGCATGACGGCTATAATCCGACCCTCGGGCATATCGGATGTGCTGTCGTGCCCGCGCTGTTTGCCTTTGCCGCACATTGCCCGGAATTGACCGGCAGGCAGGCGCTGACGGCCTTGGCCATGTCATACGAAGTTGCGGCCCGCGCCGGAATTTCATTGCACGCAACAGTGTCTGACTATCACACATCCGGCGCATGGAACGCCTTGGGCGTGGCCGCTTTGGGGGCGCGACTGCGCAATCACGATACGCCGACGCTGCGGCAGGGATTGGGCATTGCGGAATACCACGGCCCGCGCAGCCAGATGATGCGCGAAATTGCAAACCCCACCATGTTGCACGATGGATCAGGGATCGGTGCGCTGACCGGCGTGAACGCCGTGCTGCTGGCCGAACGCGGATTTCTGGGCGCGCCCGCCATCACGGTGGAATCAGACGAGGTTGCGCAACACTGGGCCGATCTGGGGGGCGACTGGACCATTGAGCGGAATTATATCAAGCCCCACCCGATCTGCCGGTGGGCCCATGCCGCGATTGATGCCACACACGCGCTGCTCACCACCCACGACCTGAACGCGGATCAGATTGCGTCTGTCCATATCAACACATTCCGTCAGGCGGCATGTCTTTATTCCGGTATGCCGGAAACCACATCGCAGGCGCAGTATTCGCTTCCTTTTGCTGTCGCTGTTCTGATGCGTCATGGGCGCATCGCCCCCGAACATGTGAGCGGCGCGGCCTTGTCCGACCCGGAAACCGCGCAGGTGTTGACACGGATCACAGTCAGCGAAACGGCGCGCCATTCTGATCGCTTTCCTGCCGGGCGCTGGTCGGATGTGACGATGACACTGCGCGACGGGCGCAGCTTTCATTCCGGTGATGTTCATGCCAGAGGTGGGCCCGAGGCACCGATGGACCAGACAGAACTGAGGGAAAAATTTGACGCGATGGTAAATCCGTCTTTCGGACCTGGCCGCAGTCAGGCGATCTGGGATGCCGGCATGGGGCTGGTGCAGTCCGACACCCTGTTTTCCAGTCTGTCGCATGTCGTGGAAAAGGGGCCGGAATGACCACTGTCGTAATTCACACAGACCATCCGCAACCCTGTATCGATCTGCTGTCACCGCGGCATCCCGATCTTACCTTCGTACCGTGCAATACATACGAGGCATTGCCGCAATGCCTGCGGGATAACCGCCCTGACGTGGTGTTTTCTACCCGTTTTGCGGGAACACCGTCTTACCCGGCGCAGGCGGTCTTGGGCCCTGATGCGCCGCGCTGGCTGTCCGTCGGCGGATCCGGTGTGGATCATCTGGGCAAGTGGGACACGGACAAGATCACTGTTACCAATGCTGCCGGTGTCGCAGCTGGCATGATGGCCGAGTTTGCGTTTGGCTGCCTGTTGCATTTCACCCTGGATATCGACGGACTGAATGCTGACAAATCCGCCCGCATCTGGCGGAACAGGACTGTCACGCCGTTGCGCGGCAAAACGCTGCTGGTCATCGGATTGGGGCAAACCGGTCAGGCCGTTGCCGCGCTGGCGCAGGCGTTTGGCATGACTGTGATCGGCACACGTGCGCGCCCGCAACCGATGGACAATGTCGATCATGTCTATGCCGCGGATGAAATCGCAACCCTTTTGCCCAGCGCGGACGCCATTGTTGTCTGCACCCCCCTTCTGGACAGCACCAGAGGATTACTGGACGCGGCAGCCTTTGCCACCATGAAACCCGGTGCCCTGCTTGTTGATGTTTCGCGCGGCGGTGTCGTCGTGCAATCCGCCCTGATCGATGCGTTGACGCGGGGCAATCTGGCTGCCGCTGGTCTTGATGTGTTCGAAACAGAGCCTTTGCCCGAAGATAGCCCGCTGTGGGAGCTGCCAAATCTGGTTGTTTCGCCGCATTGTTCAAGCGTTTATGACGGCTG harbors:
- a CDS encoding winged helix-turn-helix domain-containing protein, with translation MPVPILKNADARRLFLDRHALADPPAGPAKGPILGELIKRLGFVQLDSINTVARAHDLILFARRPSFRCADLKRLYEKDQALFEHWTHDAAMIPMEFYPHWHLRQARDAQKLKNQWRNWRRDGFESQFEEVLRHVRDHGPVGSSDVGKHEKRGSGGWWDWHPSKTALEYLWRSGALTVTGRNAFQKQYDLTERVIDQTLIDNRPDPQTSIYWKCAGALDRLGFATSGEIAAFWATVTPAEAKAWCTEHLAELDVESADGSLRRCFARPDVFTSAHSAPEPTNRIRVLSPFDPALRDRARAERLFGFHYRIEVFTPEAKRNYGYYVFPLLQGRRLVGRIDMKAHRDLDKLIVRAVWPEKDIRWSDTRTQKLGAELVRIGRLAGTSRIEFADGWLRP
- a CDS encoding hydantoinase/oxoprolinase family protein, producing the protein MTSQSSLRLAVDIGGTFTDTVLMNGKLEVLATAKTPTTPENPTIGALDGAHIALDLAGHQMADVTGFIHGTTLATNALIERRGAQVATITTAGFRDILEIAYERRYSQYDINLTKPDLLVTRDRSLTIGGRMNAKGQELTPLDTDAVPVLLEQLDACGADAVAICLLHSYANADHEQALARLILHHRPDLVVSVSSDISPEAREFERLCTTVANAYVQPLMSRYLKDFANRFAAHGLTCPILMMTAGGGMTTLETAVQHPIRLVESGPAGGAILAARVAAQSGETEVLSFDMGGTTAKLCLIDRFQPQTARNFEISRAERFIKGSGMPVRIPVLEMIEIGAGGGSIASVDRLGRLKVGPQSAGSEPGPAAFAKGGSEPTVTDSDVVLGLIDPDRFAEGRLKIDAGAAQNALAQYLAAALQTDSIGAAIGISEIVDESMASAGRMHAIESGKDLATRTMIAFGGNGPLHATRVARRAGVSRILIPHDPGVGSAVGFLFAPVSFEIVRSRYATLDDLDTEALNRFFEEMAQQASAVVRAGAPDQPLHQKRSAFMRYHGQGHEIEIALPERKLAASDIAGLKASFEREYSQQFSRIVPGMKIEIMNWALTVSTHAQEPSPETRDIAQNDAQPDSTRTIICDITGQPAKAGVYLRKTLRPGDTLNGPALILEPQTTTFVSRDFRARVDANGTLVLTQEERV
- a CDS encoding hydantoinase B/oxoprolinase family protein; protein product: MMNDLSNTRLQVMWNRLLAIVEEQGQALIRAAFSPIVRECGDISAGIFDLQGRMLAQAVTGTPGHINTMAEAVKTLRARFDLQQMQPGDIYMTNDPWIASGHLNDFLLMMPVFFQGRVIGFTSCTSHLVDLGGLGMGPEGSDIYDEGLLMPPCKLVERGEINALLMEIVKANSREPVANEGDIYALVACCETGATRLSGMMEEFGLQDLNALSDYIIATSRAGTLAAIAQVPNGVYKNTIGIDGYESAIDLCATLTVSDTGISLDFTGTSGCSAKGINVPLNYATAYSVFALRCIIGPDIPNNAGSLEPFQVTAPEGCILNAVAPAPVAMRHTIGQMTPDLVYGCLHQALPHSVPSEGASCMYDLPLRHTPDAVQSGGTQFALELVYNGGTGARPTADGLSATAFPSGVWGSQVEMTEAVAPVLITKRELRCDSGGAGTFRGGLGQHIEMISATDEDIMLFLSVERIKNPARGRNGGHAGAPGRVRIGMDGPDLPGKGEVRIPAGKTLVFETPGGGGFGDPAQRAPEDIARDIAFGLVSRDKAQRNA
- a CDS encoding pyridoxal phosphate-dependent aminotransferase — its product is MLKANAHIADMAPYALANLTAEPGTRLISLSQNESLRPPSPRASQAAITAMGQAALYPDPDWTDLRNAIAQVHAIDPAMILCGAGSMELIAALLHAYASATDTILAPAYSYAFFRTMAHVTQARYLIAPEPDLRVCTNTLLTALTDDTKIVCIANPGNPTGTVIPSQDLRDLRAALPRDTLLIIDEAYGEFATSNEPVFDMAQSGNTVILRTFSKAYGLAGLRVGWGVFPEHIASETRKLLNPNNISAVSQAAAAAAMQDQEYMKKTCSLTADLRTELIKTCRQLGLEVPESQTNFALIRFDSAASANSADSALRQRGVIMRGMAGYGLPECLRATIGPPEDMKLAIETLKQWHEQRGTK
- a CDS encoding maleate cis-trans isomerase family protein, whose translation is MRYLSRGTARIGVLVPFTNTNLEADMALMRPQGVSFHYARLGGYDRDEIPDEKQMAGLGASDLDEPLALLLGVRPDVVMYGCTSATLTHGPQFDADLSRKITDLSGAATVTAAGALVFALKALGATRIGFASPYVPKINDDAVAFLQSCGVTTLHRSEVMGTLDNYSQGELTPQKVFDLGRAADHPDAQAIVLSCTDMRSVEIIDRLEAELGKPVITSNQAMLFQALHHLGLGYADGFGNLFTSLERGTA
- a CDS encoding MmgE/PrpD family protein, with the translated sequence MTQMEKIADFILDPDLSVPESALAMAATLLVDTLGVCAGATHLDAGRIARDFAVDFHAASGAGFAAPILFDGRHASLSGAAFAAATQIDNLDAHDGYNPTLGHIGCAVVPALFAFAAHCPELTGRQALTALAMSYEVAARAGISLHATVSDYHTSGAWNALGVAALGARLRNHDTPTLRQGLGIAEYHGPRSQMMREIANPTMLHDGSGIGALTGVNAVLLAERGFLGAPAITVESDEVAQHWADLGGDWTIERNYIKPHPICRWAHAAIDATHALLTTHDLNADQIASVHINTFRQAACLYSGMPETTSQAQYSLPFAVAVLMRHGRIAPEHVSGAALSDPETAQVLTRITVSETARHSDRFPAGRWSDVTMTLRDGRSFHSGDVHARGGPEAPMDQTELREKFDAMVNPSFGPGRSQAIWDAGMGLVQSDTLFSSLSHVVEKGPE
- a CDS encoding D-2-hydroxyacid dehydrogenase; protein product: MTTVVIHTDHPQPCIDLLSPRHPDLTFVPCNTYEALPQCLRDNRPDVVFSTRFAGTPSYPAQAVLGPDAPRWLSVGGSGVDHLGKWDTDKITVTNAAGVAAGMMAEFAFGCLLHFTLDIDGLNADKSARIWRNRTVTPLRGKTLLVIGLGQTGQAVAALAQAFGMTVIGTRARPQPMDNVDHVYAADEIATLLPSADAIVVCTPLLDSTRGLLDAAAFATMKPGALLVDVSRGGVVVQSALIDALTRGNLAAAGLDVFETEPLPEDSPLWELPNLVVSPHCSSVYDGWENASILMFSDNLVRFQQGAPLHNIVDPHRGY